A window of Gasterosteus aculeatus chromosome 9, fGasAcu3.hap1.1, whole genome shotgun sequence contains these coding sequences:
- the LOC120824882 gene encoding inositol 1,4,5-trisphosphate receptor-interacting protein-like isoform X2 → MTPLVQWSPVILQRVFLLCSEGKDVLLPSKPKQSEDRSMQSTTVLWLGLVYLISVLTMQDILLRVFLVALLTYPRDKPGVEELDEITSNDMQKHEERLLLGGEKLDLKMAPVKEEMTHTEKRLSQDDTENVQSEREHDIENSDPSRPQSSKSDPETTLNGNLQLVKNSKQGEDRQTSGSFADPSKPQGQQKKTDEKEMLGPKEQESAPSHLHAMTPENETSEDTTDWEGVYLWYIWNTLSILSMVRLFRKYLGKPSQMTQVETKAFSAICTTAEVLLPDNETLQKFHSKCFEGSSDTKWKEFLEGFIKDLFAAMRTICYSNGGMVIEGFQIVDVCDIIVPINPPHPYRFQCRLWNGEQSDLLPDMQVCGQIKLVENEKIPNGCHCQSPNSDDMVCLLHSETESMQTKMTDVRDVLLCTNNSPFLSKLQVTKWFQSTIKQAWDQISHKYEFELNIPYVNAPGALIVRFRSGKKISFTLRPVVKVNSDAHLFITRCSPNNVDASWTLSLTSYEDSLLENISKRLHLNSCHRQTLEIALFLHKRQTALSGSSALKDFHFKAALMHLLLTKDASQWKPNLVDCRLRDLLAFMERSLKKKLLHHVLIGNPLRQKIIELPAELDHAKKVNLFHPLVVHNCMYKNAVTHFQEMLRNACILIHDYVD, encoded by the exons ATGACACCGCTCGTCCAATGGAG tcctGTGATCTTGCAGCGGGTATTCCTCCTCTGCTCGGAAGGCAAAGATGTGCTGCTCCCCTCAAAGCCCAAACAAAGTGAGGACAGATCCATGCAGTCAACAACAGTCCTCTGGCTGGGATTGGT ATACTTAATC AGCGTATTAACAATGCAAGATATTCTGCTGCGAGTGTTTCTGGTAGCTCTACTGACGTATCCGAGAGACAAGCCGGGGGTTGAGGAATTGGATGAGATCACCTCCAACGACATGCAGAAGCATGAAGAGAGGCTGTTGTTGGGGGGAGAGAAACTGGACCTTAAAATGGCTCCTGTCAAAGAGGAAATGACGCACACTGAAAAAAGACTTTCTCAGGATGATACAGAAAACGTTCAGTCAGAAAGAGAACACGATATCGAAAACTCTGATCCGAGCCGGCCTCAAAGCTCCAAAAGTGACCCTGAGACTACTCTAAATGGAAATTTACAACTCGTCAAGAACAGTAAACAGGGAGAAGACAGACAGACCAGTGGCTCTTTTGCAGACCCGAGCAAACCACaagggcaacaaaaaaaaacggacgAGAAGGAGATGCTTGGTCCCAAAGAACAAGAATCGGCTCCGTCACACCTTCACGCCATGACACCAGAAAATGAGACCTCCGAGGACACTACTGACTGGGAGGGGGTTTATCTCTGGTACATATGGAACACACTCTCCATCCTTTCTATGGTCCGCTTATTCAGGAAATACCTAGGAAAACCATCCCAAATGACACAAGTAGAAACCAAGGCCTTCTCAGCTATCTGCACCACTGCTGAAGTGCTGCTACCAGACAATGAGACTCTGCAGAAATTTCATTCTAAATGCTTTGAAGGTTCATCGGATACGAAGTGGAAGGAATTCTTGGAGGGGTTTATAAAGGATTTGTTTGCAGCCATGAGGACCATCTGTTATAGCAATGGCGGTATGGTGATAGAGGGCTTTCAGATAGTGGACGTGTGCGACATCATCGTCCCCATTAACCCACCTCATCCATATAGATTCCAGTGTCGGCTGTGGAACGGCGAGCAGAGTGACCTGCTGCCTGACATGCAAGTCTGTGGTCAAATCAAACTGGTGGAAAATGAGAAAATCCCAAATGGCTGCCACTGTCAGTCTCCCAATTCGGACGACATGGTGTGCTTGCTGCATTCTGAGACTGAGAGTATGCAGACAAAAATGACTGACGTTCGTGACGTCCTCCTTTGCACAAATAACTCCCCTTTCCTATCAAAACTGCAGGTTACCAAATGGTTTCAGAGCACTATCAAACAAGCATGGGATCAGATTTCACATAAGTACGAGTTTGAGCTCAACATTCCCTACGTTAACGCTCCAGGTGCTCTGATAGTTCGTTTCAGATCAGGGAAGAAGATTAGCTTCACTCTGCGTCCTGTGGTTAAAGTCAACAGCGATGCCCATTTATTCATTACTCGTTGCTCCCCGAACAACGTAGATGCTTCATGGACACTGTCCCTGACCTCCTATGAAGATAGCTTGTTGGAGAACATCTCTAAACGCTTGCATCTAAACTCATGCCACAGACAAACTcttgaaattgcactttttcttCACAAGAGACAGACAGCTCTATCAGGAAGCAGTGCTCTCAAGGATTTTCATTTCAAAGCTGCACTAATGCATTTGCTTTTAACCAAAGACGCGTCGCAATGGAAACCCAACCTCGTGGACTGCAGGCTACGGGACTTACTGGCCTTCATGGAGAGAAGCCTAAAGAAAAAACTGCTGCACCATGTTCTCATCGGGAACCCTTTAAGACAGAAGATTATTGAACTTCCTGCTGAATTGGACCATGCAAAGAAGGTGAATCTCTTCCATCCCCTTGTGGTCCACAACTGTATGTACAAAAATGCTGTGACGCATTTTCAGGAAATGCTCAGAAACGCATGCATATTGATACATGATTATGTTGATTAA
- the mettl26 gene encoding methyltransferase-like 26 yields MLNAAAAERNKEPILAALRDSVNTGRSLQALEISSGTGQHVTHFAQALRNIIWQPSEYDPQSLTSIEAYRAHYQLHNVRPAIHLDASLPYQYWGGIQPESLDLVVNINMIHISPMACTEGLFKGAGVVLKPQGLLFTYGPYAVNGQITPQSNIDFDFSLRQRNSEWGLRDISLLSYTAQKNGLFLEKMVDMPANNKCLLFRKESLV; encoded by the exons ATGCtgaacgccgccgccgcggagAGGAACAAGGAGCCCATCCTGGCAGCGCTCCGGGACAGCGTGAACACGGGGAGGTCCCTGCAGGCGCTGGAGATCTCCTCCGGTACCGGCCAGCACGTCACACACTTCGCTCAGGCCCTGCGGAACATCATCTGGCAGCCCTCAGAGTACGACCCCCAGTCTCTTACCAG TATCGAAGCTTACAGAGCCCACTACCAGCTGCACAATGTGAGGCCTGCCATCCACCTGGATGCTTCTCTGCCCTACCAGTACTGGGGAGGCATTCAGCCAGAGAGTCTGGATCTGGTCGTCAACATCAATATGATCCACATCTCCCCAATGGCTTGCACTGAG gGTTTATTCAAAGGGGCTGGAGTAGTGCTGAAGCCACAAGGCCTTCTATTTACATATGGC CCCTATGCAGTGAATGGTCAGATCACCCCTCAAAGTAATATTGACTTTGACTTCAGCCTACGGCAGAG AAATTCAGAATGGGGACTCAGGGACATCTCCCTCCTCAGTTATACAGCACAAAAAAATGGTTTATTCCTGGAGAAAATG GTGGACATGCCTGCAAACAACAAGTGTCTTCTGTTCAGGAAGGAGAGTTTGGTGTGA
- the LOC144383303 gene encoding uncharacterized protein LOC144383303 isoform X1 has translation MFPRMRNRLKDRKKVKSLFQRSMSLSSLAYPSAVFKEERWADGPARLEGSGAVEEDRKNALSSSLTTSILSILHLNVPTTLPSGHITITSTDTTDRVPDVSDLWVTDKDANDGAVPSGSEDNGELQNHGMNGVESRAQSESSGEFNVSLENEPWSNGSSPVQQPPSRCSSSSFQSPSDTSTPQHTRKQHKEEETATMPFTNSPRSVIQSLPKQKNPVISEDFWLTKGTKSIRRGSRGKVTRRSSDSAGAVKTNPGLNGMNSKSSSNKAETTRALACSPITVLYVQGKSSSMSGCLNCFSTPLGKEWRGKGSRLPKSLPRASGVISTAEESSRRCSVNSDCRVTVKTDPLSIQVSDNGSKRVEAPSQPEPEANNSEPDPMPPVKPPRDPTVVPTDNPKSPGKESLLGSSFTFQSVFSNTIFSETVVTTMTGLETLENNQISPCPNPSLVQNGPLESQESSPNEPQTLLAVVDEQSQNAEHAPAQEEHDKPLTSA, from the exons ATGTTTCCCCGTATGAGGAACAGGCtgaaggacagaaaaaaagtcaagTCCCTCTTCCAGCGTTCTATGT CCCTGAGCAGCCTGGCGTACCCTTCGGCCGTGTTCAAGGAGGAGCGTTGGGCAGACGGCCCAGCGCGGTTGGAAGGGTCAGGGGCTGTTGAGGAGGACAGGAAGAACGCATTGTCCTCATCTCTTACCACATCCATCTTATCCATCCTCCACCTTAATGTTCCTACCACTCTACCATCCGGCCACATCACCATCACTTCCACTGACACCACCGACAGGGTTCCAGATGTTTCTGACCTTTGGGTGACAG ACAAGGATGCAAATGATGGCGCTGTGCCATCTGGATCTGAGGACAACGGCGAGCTGCAAAATCACG gGATGAATGGCGTGGAGAGTCGAGCCCAGAGCGAGAGCAGTGGTGAGTTCAACGTGAGCCTGGAGAATGAGCCGTGGTCAAATGGCAGCAGCCCTGTCCAGCAGCCCCCATCacgttgctcctcctcctccttccagtcCCCCAGCGACACCTccaccccccaacacacacggaAGCAGCACAAGGAAGAGGAAACTGCTACCATGCCCTTCACCAACAGCCCACGTTCAGTTATCCAGTCCttaccaaaacagaaaaatccTGTGATTTCTGAGGACTTCTGGCTCACAAAGGGTACAAAGAGCATCCGAAGGGGGTCAAGAGGGAAAGTGACACGTCGGTCCTCAGATTCAGCTGGCGCCGTCAAAACAAACCCAGGGCTCAATGGGATGAATTCAAAATCGTCCTCTAACAAAGCTGAAACAACCCGGGCCTTAGCTTGTTCACCTATCACAGTGCTGTATGTTCAGGGCAAATCTTCCTCAATGTCTGGCTGCCTCAACTGCTTCTCCACCCCTCTCGGGAAAGAGTGGCGAGGGAAGGGGTCAAGGTTGCCGAAAAGTCTCCCCCGAGCCAGCGGTGTCATTTCCACCGCGGAAGAATCGTCCCGACGCTGCAGTGTAAATAGTGACTGCAGGGTGACCGTCAAGACTGACCCGCTCTCCATTCAGGTGTCAGATAACGGCAGTAAACGGGTGGAAGCCCCGAGTCAACCTGAACCTGAGGCGAATAACAGTGAGCCTGACCCAATGCCTCCTGTCAAACCTCCCAGAGACCCAACAGTTGTTCCCACAGACAACCCCAAATCTCCCGGGAAGGAGTCCCTTCTTGGCTCTTCTTTCACTTTCCAATCGGTCTTCTCCAACACCATTTTCAGTGAAACTGTGGTCACGACCATGACCGGTTTGGAGACCCTTGAAAACAACCAGATATCTCCCTGTCCGAATCCATCTCTGGTCCAAAATGGTCCCCTGGAGAGCCAGGAGTCGTCTCCTAACGAACCACAAACTTTGCTCGCCGTGGTTGATGAGCAGAGTCAAAATGCAGAACATGCACCTGCGCAGGAGGAGCATGACAAGCCCCTCACGAGTGCATGA
- the LOC120824884 gene encoding ras-related protein Rab-40C produces MRGMMGTQSSPVKSYDYLLKFLLVGDSDVGKGEILDSLQDGSVESPYAYSSGIDYKTTTILLDGRRVKLELWDTSGQGRFCTIFRSYSRGAQGILLVYDITNGWSFDGIDRWIREIDEHAPGVPRILVGNRLHLAFRRQVPTEQARAYAEKNSMTFFEVSPLCNFNVIESFTELSRIVLMRHGMEKFWKPNRVFSLQDLCCRSIVSCTPVHLIDKLPLPVAIKSHLKSFSMANGMNAVMMHGRSYSVANSAASGGGGGSKANSLKRSKSFRPPQSPPKESSLSLKGSCKIS; encoded by the exons ATGCGTGGGATGATGGGCACACAGAGTAGTCCAGTCAAGAGCTACGATTATCTCCTGAAATTCCTTTTGGTTGGAGACAGCGACGTTGGAAAAGGAGAAATTTTGGACAGTTTACAAGACGGATCAGTAGAGTCCCCGTACGCCTACAGCAGCG GGATTGATTACAAGACCACCACGATTCTGCTGGATGGCAGGAGAGTTAAACTAGAGTTATG GGACACATCGGGACAGGGCAGGTTCTGCACCATCTTCAGGTCTTACTCTCGCGGAGCACAG GGCATCCTGCTCGTGTACGACATCACCAACGGCTGGTCGTTTGATGGCATTGACCGCTGGATACGAGAAATTGACGAG CATGCCCCAGGTGTACCCAGAATCCTGGTGGGAAATCGTCTTCACTTGGCGTTCAGGCGGCAGGTGCCGACGGAGCAGGCGAGGGCCTATGCAGAAAAGAACAGCATGACTTTCTTTGAGGTCAGTCCGCTGTGCAACTTCAACGTCATCGAATCTTTCACAGAGCTTTCACGCATTGTGCTGATGAGACACGGGATGGAGAAGTTCTGGAAGCCCAACAGAG TCTTCAGCCTACAAGATCTCTGCTGCCGTTCCATCGTCTCCTGCACACCGGTGCACCTCATCGACAAACTGCCCCTCCCCGTGGCCATCAAGTCCCACCTCAAGTCTTTCTCCATGGCCAACGGCATGAACGCAGTCATGATGCACGGACGCTCTTACTCGGTGGCCAACAGCGCGGCCTCGGGTGGCGGCGGCGGAAGCAAAGCCAACAGTCTGAAACGCTCAAAGTCCTTCAGGCCTCCTCAGAGTCCCCCGAAGGAGTCCTCGTTATCCTTGAAGGGGAGCTGTAAGATTTCATAG
- the LOC120824882 gene encoding inositol 1,4,5-trisphosphate receptor-interacting protein-like isoform X1: protein MQDILLRVFLVALLTYPRDKPGVEELDEITSNDMQKHEERLLLGGEKLDLKMAPVKEEMTHTEKRLSQDDTENVQSEREHDIENSDPSRPQSSKSDPETTLNGNLQLVKNSKQGEDRQTSGSFADPSKPQGQQKKTDEKEMLGPKEQESAPSHLHAMTPENETSEDTTDWEGVYLWYIWNTLSILSMVRLFRKYLGKPSQMTQVETKAFSAICTTAEVLLPDNETLQKFHSKCFEGSSDTKWKEFLEGFIKDLFAAMRTICYSNGGMVIEGFQIVDVCDIIVPINPPHPYRFQCRLWNGEQSDLLPDMQVCGQIKLVENEKIPNGCHCQSPNSDDMVCLLHSETESMQTKMTDVRDVLLCTNNSPFLSKLQVTKWFQSTIKQAWDQISHKYEFELNIPYVNAPGALIVRFRSGKKISFTLRPVVKVNSDAHLFITRCSPNNVDASWTLSLTSYEDSLLENISKRLHLNSCHRQTLEIALFLHKRQTALSGSSALKDFHFKAALMHLLLTKDASQWKPNLVDCRLRDLLAFMERSLKKKLLHHVLIGNPLRQKIIELPAELDHAKKVNLFHPLVVHNCMYKNAVTHFQEMLRNACILIHDYVD from the coding sequence ATGCAAGATATTCTGCTGCGAGTGTTTCTGGTAGCTCTACTGACGTATCCGAGAGACAAGCCGGGGGTTGAGGAATTGGATGAGATCACCTCCAACGACATGCAGAAGCATGAAGAGAGGCTGTTGTTGGGGGGAGAGAAACTGGACCTTAAAATGGCTCCTGTCAAAGAGGAAATGACGCACACTGAAAAAAGACTTTCTCAGGATGATACAGAAAACGTTCAGTCAGAAAGAGAACACGATATCGAAAACTCTGATCCGAGCCGGCCTCAAAGCTCCAAAAGTGACCCTGAGACTACTCTAAATGGAAATTTACAACTCGTCAAGAACAGTAAACAGGGAGAAGACAGACAGACCAGTGGCTCTTTTGCAGACCCGAGCAAACCACaagggcaacaaaaaaaaacggacgAGAAGGAGATGCTTGGTCCCAAAGAACAAGAATCGGCTCCGTCACACCTTCACGCCATGACACCAGAAAATGAGACCTCCGAGGACACTACTGACTGGGAGGGGGTTTATCTCTGGTACATATGGAACACACTCTCCATCCTTTCTATGGTCCGCTTATTCAGGAAATACCTAGGAAAACCATCCCAAATGACACAAGTAGAAACCAAGGCCTTCTCAGCTATCTGCACCACTGCTGAAGTGCTGCTACCAGACAATGAGACTCTGCAGAAATTTCATTCTAAATGCTTTGAAGGTTCATCGGATACGAAGTGGAAGGAATTCTTGGAGGGGTTTATAAAGGATTTGTTTGCAGCCATGAGGACCATCTGTTATAGCAATGGCGGTATGGTGATAGAGGGCTTTCAGATAGTGGACGTGTGCGACATCATCGTCCCCATTAACCCACCTCATCCATATAGATTCCAGTGTCGGCTGTGGAACGGCGAGCAGAGTGACCTGCTGCCTGACATGCAAGTCTGTGGTCAAATCAAACTGGTGGAAAATGAGAAAATCCCAAATGGCTGCCACTGTCAGTCTCCCAATTCGGACGACATGGTGTGCTTGCTGCATTCTGAGACTGAGAGTATGCAGACAAAAATGACTGACGTTCGTGACGTCCTCCTTTGCACAAATAACTCCCCTTTCCTATCAAAACTGCAGGTTACCAAATGGTTTCAGAGCACTATCAAACAAGCATGGGATCAGATTTCACATAAGTACGAGTTTGAGCTCAACATTCCCTACGTTAACGCTCCAGGTGCTCTGATAGTTCGTTTCAGATCAGGGAAGAAGATTAGCTTCACTCTGCGTCCTGTGGTTAAAGTCAACAGCGATGCCCATTTATTCATTACTCGTTGCTCCCCGAACAACGTAGATGCTTCATGGACACTGTCCCTGACCTCCTATGAAGATAGCTTGTTGGAGAACATCTCTAAACGCTTGCATCTAAACTCATGCCACAGACAAACTcttgaaattgcactttttcttCACAAGAGACAGACAGCTCTATCAGGAAGCAGTGCTCTCAAGGATTTTCATTTCAAAGCTGCACTAATGCATTTGCTTTTAACCAAAGACGCGTCGCAATGGAAACCCAACCTCGTGGACTGCAGGCTACGGGACTTACTGGCCTTCATGGAGAGAAGCCTAAAGAAAAAACTGCTGCACCATGTTCTCATCGGGAACCCTTTAAGACAGAAGATTATTGAACTTCCTGCTGAATTGGACCATGCAAAGAAGGTGAATCTCTTCCATCCCCTTGTGGTCCACAACTGTATGTACAAAAATGCTGTGACGCATTTTCAGGAAATGCTCAGAAACGCATGCATATTGATACATGATTATGTTGATTAA
- the LOC144383303 gene encoding uncharacterized protein LOC144383303 isoform X2: MFPRMRNRLKDRKKVKSLFQRSMYKDANDGAVPSGSEDNGELQNHGMNGVESRAQSESSGEFNVSLENEPWSNGSSPVQQPPSRCSSSSFQSPSDTSTPQHTRKQHKEEETATMPFTNSPRSVIQSLPKQKNPVISEDFWLTKGTKSIRRGSRGKVTRRSSDSAGAVKTNPGLNGMNSKSSSNKAETTRALACSPITVLYVQGKSSSMSGCLNCFSTPLGKEWRGKGSRLPKSLPRASGVISTAEESSRRCSVNSDCRVTVKTDPLSIQVSDNGSKRVEAPSQPEPEANNSEPDPMPPVKPPRDPTVVPTDNPKSPGKESLLGSSFTFQSVFSNTIFSETVVTTMTGLETLENNQISPCPNPSLVQNGPLESQESSPNEPQTLLAVVDEQSQNAEHAPAQEEHDKPLTSA, translated from the exons ATGTTTCCCCGTATGAGGAACAGGCtgaaggacagaaaaaaagtcaagTCCCTCTTCCAGCGTTCTATGT ACAAGGATGCAAATGATGGCGCTGTGCCATCTGGATCTGAGGACAACGGCGAGCTGCAAAATCACG gGATGAATGGCGTGGAGAGTCGAGCCCAGAGCGAGAGCAGTGGTGAGTTCAACGTGAGCCTGGAGAATGAGCCGTGGTCAAATGGCAGCAGCCCTGTCCAGCAGCCCCCATCacgttgctcctcctcctccttccagtcCCCCAGCGACACCTccaccccccaacacacacggaAGCAGCACAAGGAAGAGGAAACTGCTACCATGCCCTTCACCAACAGCCCACGTTCAGTTATCCAGTCCttaccaaaacagaaaaatccTGTGATTTCTGAGGACTTCTGGCTCACAAAGGGTACAAAGAGCATCCGAAGGGGGTCAAGAGGGAAAGTGACACGTCGGTCCTCAGATTCAGCTGGCGCCGTCAAAACAAACCCAGGGCTCAATGGGATGAATTCAAAATCGTCCTCTAACAAAGCTGAAACAACCCGGGCCTTAGCTTGTTCACCTATCACAGTGCTGTATGTTCAGGGCAAATCTTCCTCAATGTCTGGCTGCCTCAACTGCTTCTCCACCCCTCTCGGGAAAGAGTGGCGAGGGAAGGGGTCAAGGTTGCCGAAAAGTCTCCCCCGAGCCAGCGGTGTCATTTCCACCGCGGAAGAATCGTCCCGACGCTGCAGTGTAAATAGTGACTGCAGGGTGACCGTCAAGACTGACCCGCTCTCCATTCAGGTGTCAGATAACGGCAGTAAACGGGTGGAAGCCCCGAGTCAACCTGAACCTGAGGCGAATAACAGTGAGCCTGACCCAATGCCTCCTGTCAAACCTCCCAGAGACCCAACAGTTGTTCCCACAGACAACCCCAAATCTCCCGGGAAGGAGTCCCTTCTTGGCTCTTCTTTCACTTTCCAATCGGTCTTCTCCAACACCATTTTCAGTGAAACTGTGGTCACGACCATGACCGGTTTGGAGACCCTTGAAAACAACCAGATATCTCCCTGTCCGAATCCATCTCTGGTCCAAAATGGTCCCCTGGAGAGCCAGGAGTCGTCTCCTAACGAACCACAAACTTTGCTCGCCGTGGTTGATGAGCAGAGTCAAAATGCAGAACATGCACCTGCGCAGGAGGAGCATGACAAGCCCCTCACGAGTGCATGA
- the wfikkn1 gene encoding WAP, Kazal, immunoglobulin, Kunitz and NTR domain-containing protein → MHKIPLQLLEGLKRKRWNNAPDVNKLVKGWMRAYLLLLLVCKFPELSFCSSDAGSTVEHEGFCPNKLNSNLWVDAQSTCERECNVDEDCADFEKCCTNVCGLNSCVAARFSDGTPAQPDGQAGGDGNGATNSTATCEDFICSQQGATCDIWEGQPICKCQDRCEKEPNFTCASDGLTYFNRCYMDAEACIGGVTLTVVPCRFYLAGPHTSPLPRDTTANPTPTSSQEDPMPPALFSNPHHQSVYVGGTVSFHCDVVGAPRPDVTWEKRNERREQLVMRPDQMYGNVVITNIGQLVIYNAQVWDTGIYTCIARNSAGVLRADYPLSVIRRAGDDFSEDPEMPMGRPFSPADCHAEVDLRVCSGERHVDWYYDGKQGSCVAFSNGGCDDSRNRFETYEECKASCQREGMGICFLPAVQGPCKSWEPRWAWNSILKQCQAYAYGGCHGNANSFSTKKECEANCPQPKKKPCKPCRAKGKMVPSLCRSDFAIVGRLTELVEDLDSGLARFSLEEVLRDEKMGLTLFNTKHLEVTIAKTDWSCPCPNITMEENPLLVMGVVQDGMAIIQSDSYVRAITDRRLKKLREVLNKMTCEVL, encoded by the exons ATGCATAAAATCCCTCTACAACTTCTCGAGGGTTTGAAGCGTAAACGTTGGAATAATGCGCCCGACGTAAATAAACTAGTAAAAGGATGGATGCGCGCGTAtttgctgctcctcctggtttGCAAATTTCCAGaactttctttttgttcaaGTGATGCAGGATCCACAGTTGAACACGAAGGATTTTGTCCCAATAAGCTGAATTCTAATCTCTGGGTTGATGCGCAAAGCACCTGCGAGAGAGAATGCAACGTCGATGAG GACTGTGCTGACTTTGAGAAATGCTGCACCAACGTGTGTGGTCTCAACAGCTGCGTGGCTGCACGTTTCTCCGATGGCACCCCTGCCCAGCCGGACGGGCAGGCTGGAGGAGACGGAAATGGTGCAACCAACTCCACAGCTACTTGTGAGGACTTTATCTGCAGCCAGCAGGGAGCAACCTGTGACATCTGGGAAGGACAGCCCATCTGCAAGTGCCAGGACCGGTGTGAGAAAGAGCCCAACTTCACGTGCGCTTCGGACGGCCTCACGTACTTCAACCGCTGCTACATGGACGCCGAGGCCTGCATTGGCGGGGTGACTTTAACGGTGGTCCCCTGTCGCTTCTACCTGGCCGGGCCCCACACCAGTCCACTACCTCGGGACACAACGGCTAACCCCACCCCGACATCGTCCCAGGAGGACCCCATGCCCCCCGCACTGTTCTCCAACCCCCACCACCAGTCGGTCTACGTCGGAGGTACGGTCAGCTTCCACTGTGACGTCGTGGGAGCCCCCAGACCTGATGTAACTTGGGAGAAACGGAACGAACGGCGCGAGCAGCTCGTCATGAGGCCTGACCAGATGTATGGCAATGTAGTTATCACCAACATCGGTCAGCTCGTAATTTACAACGCCCAGGTGTGGGACACGGGTATCTACACTTGCATTGCGCGGAATTCGGCGGGGGTCCTTCGCGCGGACTACCCGCTGTCTGTCATCCGCCGGGCCGGCGATGATTTCTCTGAAGATCCCGAGATGCCCATGGGAAGGCCATTCTCACCAGCAGACTGCCATGCCGAAGTCGACCTGAGAGTGTGCAGTGGGGAGCGTCACGTGGACTGGTACTATGACGGCAAGCAGGGCTCCTGCGTGGCCTTCAGCAATGGCGGATGCGACGACAGCCGCAACCGATTTGAGACCTATGAGGAGTGTAAGGCTTCCTGTCAGAGGGAAGGGATGGGCATCTGCTTTCTGCCTGCTGTCCAGGGCCCGTGTAAATCTTGGGAGCCACGTTGGGCCTGGAATTCCATCTTGAAGCAGTGCCAGGCCTATGCCTATGGTGGCTGCCATGGAAACGCCAACAGCTTCAGCACCAAAAAGGAGTGTGAGGCAAACTGCCCGCAGCCCAAAAAGAAACCATGTAAGCCCTGTCGAGCGAAGGGGAAAATGGTGCCCAGCTTGTGCAGGagtgactttgctattgtgggCCGGCTGACAGAGCTGGTGGAGGATCTGGACTCAGGGTTGGCCCGCTTTAGCTTGGAAGAAGTCCTGAGAGATGAAAAGATGGGGTTGACTTTGTTCAATACCAAACACCTAGAGGTGACTATTGCCAAGACAGACTGGAGCTGTCCCTGTCCCAACATCACCATGGAGGAAAACCCTCTACTGGTGATGGGTGTAGTGCAGGATGGCATGGCCATCATCCAATCAGACAGCTACGTCAGAGCCATAACTGATCGCAGACTAAAGAAGCTACGTGAGGTCCTAAATAAAATGACCTGTGAGGTATTGTAA